In a single window of the Micromonospora inositola genome:
- a CDS encoding ferritin-like domain-containing protein, producing MIPRTAPAGPAEALAAALTAEYAAIWAYGVIGVRLADAARTAARAAEAGHRARRDALILQLSSGGGQVPADRAGYALPYPVTDRASALKLAIEVEERTAGFWRAALPHTTGADRNRALAALTDCALRATRWRRTAGVTPLTVPFPGRPV from the coding sequence GTGATCCCGCGTACCGCACCCGCCGGGCCCGCCGAGGCCCTCGCCGCCGCCCTCACCGCCGAGTACGCGGCGATCTGGGCGTACGGCGTGATCGGCGTACGCCTCGCCGACGCCGCCCGGACCGCCGCCCGCGCCGCCGAGGCGGGCCACCGGGCCCGCCGCGACGCCCTGATCCTCCAGCTCAGCTCCGGCGGCGGTCAGGTCCCCGCCGACCGGGCCGGGTACGCCCTGCCGTATCCGGTGACCGACCGGGCGAGCGCGCTCAAGCTGGCCATCGAGGTGGAGGAGCGGACCGCCGGGTTCTGGCGGGCCGCCCTGCCGCACACCACCGGCGCCGACCGGAACCGCGCCCTGGCCGCGCTGACCGACTGCGCGCTGCGCGCCACCCGGTGGCGGCGTACGGCCGGGGTGACCCCGCTCACCGTTCCCTTCCCCGGCCGCCCGGTCTGA
- a CDS encoding PadR family transcriptional regulator, with amino-acid sequence MSIRHGLLALLERGQMYGYQLRAAFEESTGSTWPLNIGQVYTTLSRLERDGLVRSLPEHEGGQRPYEITDAGRADLALWFATPISRTDRPRDELAIKLALALTTPGVDVRAVVQTQRSATMRALQELTRLKYASDKPEDLPWRLVLDAMVFQAEAEIRWLDHCETSLVRYRPAPSRPAAPDARAVDRTDQEVHR; translated from the coding sequence ATGTCCATCCGTCACGGGCTGCTCGCCCTGCTCGAACGCGGCCAGATGTACGGCTACCAGCTGCGCGCCGCCTTCGAGGAGTCGACCGGCTCGACCTGGCCGCTGAACATCGGGCAGGTCTACACCACCCTCTCCCGGCTGGAGCGGGACGGCCTGGTCCGTTCGCTGCCGGAGCACGAGGGCGGGCAGCGGCCGTACGAGATCACCGACGCCGGACGGGCGGACCTGGCGCTGTGGTTCGCCACCCCGATCAGTCGCACCGACCGACCCCGGGACGAGCTGGCGATCAAGCTGGCCCTGGCGCTGACCACCCCGGGAGTGGACGTCCGCGCGGTGGTGCAGACCCAGCGGAGCGCGACCATGCGGGCGTTGCAGGAGTTGACCCGGCTGAAGTACGCGAGCGACAAGCCGGAGGACCTCCCGTGGCGGCTGGTGCTGGACGCGATGGTCTTCCAGGCCGAGGCGGAGATCCGCTGGCTCGACCACTGCGAGACGAGCCTGGTCCGCTACCGCCCCGCGCCGTCCCGGCCCGCCGCGCCCGACGCCAGGGCGGTGGACCGCACCGACCAGGAGGTCCACCGGTGA
- a CDS encoding DHH family phosphoesterase → MTDAAAGAPEAPTGAEWAAAVAAVRQLPADARVLLICHVNPDGDALGSMLGFGLGLRRLGVRQLQATFPGPPEVPEPFRWLPGLHLLVPQDAAYPDPDLVICFDAASESRLGDLLDRLGSAGTSLVLDHHASNTRFGDINLVDAHAAATSVVAEGLLDRLGVPLDADIAACLYVALSTDTGSFRFEATTPAVHEMAARLLATGIRPGDISRRIFDTRPFGAVRLFGEVLGRARLEPGAAGGRGLVWTYATLDDLARHDQPPYVLEALIDSVRCTAEADVSCVVKQTVSGEWAVSLRSKGAVDVSRVAVALGGGGHRFAAGFTGRGSVDEVVDRIRAELDGALLAA, encoded by the coding sequence GTGACCGACGCCGCCGCGGGCGCCCCCGAGGCGCCCACCGGGGCCGAGTGGGCGGCTGCGGTCGCCGCGGTACGCCAACTCCCCGCTGACGCGCGGGTGCTGCTGATCTGCCACGTCAACCCGGACGGGGACGCGCTGGGCAGCATGCTCGGCTTCGGGCTGGGGCTGCGCCGGCTGGGCGTACGGCAGCTCCAGGCGACCTTCCCCGGGCCCCCGGAGGTGCCGGAGCCGTTCCGCTGGCTGCCCGGGCTCCACCTGCTGGTGCCGCAGGACGCCGCTTACCCGGACCCGGACCTGGTCATCTGCTTCGACGCGGCGAGCGAGTCGCGGCTGGGTGACCTGCTGGACCGGCTCGGGTCGGCGGGCACGTCGCTGGTGCTCGACCACCACGCCTCCAACACCCGCTTCGGCGACATCAACCTGGTCGACGCGCACGCGGCGGCGACCTCGGTGGTCGCCGAGGGGCTGCTGGACCGGCTCGGGGTGCCGCTGGACGCGGACATCGCCGCCTGCCTCTATGTCGCGCTGAGCACGGACACCGGCTCTTTCCGGTTCGAGGCGACCACCCCGGCGGTGCACGAGATGGCGGCCCGGCTGCTGGCCACCGGCATCCGACCGGGGGACATCTCCCGGCGGATCTTCGACACCCGCCCGTTCGGCGCCGTCCGGCTCTTCGGCGAGGTGCTCGGCCGGGCCCGCCTGGAGCCGGGCGCGGCCGGCGGCCGCGGCCTGGTCTGGACGTACGCGACCCTGGACGACCTGGCCCGGCACGACCAGCCGCCGTACGTGCTGGAGGCGCTGATCGACTCGGTGCGCTGCACGGCCGAGGCGGACGTGAGCTGCGTGGTCAAGCAGACGGTGTCGGGGGAGTGGGCGGTGTCGCTGCGGAGCAAGGGCGCGGTGGACGTGAGCCGGGTCGCGGTGGCGCTGGGCGGCGGCGGTCACCGGTTCGCCGCCGGGTTCACCGGTCGGGGCAGCGTCGACGAGGTGGTCGACCGGATCCGCGCCGAGCTCGACGGGGCGCTGCTCGCGGCCTGA
- a CDS encoding YlxR family protein — MVRRALPERTCVGCRRRAPASELLRIVAVGDEAGHSLRPDPARRLPGRGANMHPDPACFAQAVRRRAFGRALRITGVVDHGELAEHVDAPTTTSGQPDRARVASKVGRPT, encoded by the coding sequence GTGGTACGACGCGCGCTGCCGGAGCGCACCTGTGTGGGCTGCCGGAGACGCGCGCCGGCCAGCGAACTGCTGCGGATCGTCGCGGTCGGCGACGAGGCTGGTCACAGCCTCCGGCCCGATCCGGCCCGCAGACTGCCGGGTCGGGGGGCGAACATGCACCCGGATCCGGCCTGCTTCGCGCAGGCGGTGCGCCGCCGCGCCTTCGGGCGGGCACTGCGCATCACCGGGGTCGTCGATCACGGTGAGCTGGCGGAGCATGTTGACGCGCCAACCACTACGTCCGGTCAGCCCGACCGGGCGAGGGTCGCTAGCAAGGTAGGACGACCGACATGA
- the rbfA gene encoding 30S ribosome-binding factor RbfA: MTDPAKVRRHAERIRELVASVVRSQIKDPRLGMITITDARITADLRDATVFYTVLGDAAAQSSTAAALESAKGMLRSTVGKALGLRHSPTLTFVLDDVQDQVKHIDDLLAAARNADAEVQRLAASAKYAGEAQPYRLEDEVEDAAAETGVAGTEGEPRGGDRP, from the coding sequence ATGACGGATCCGGCCAAGGTACGCCGGCACGCGGAGCGCATCCGTGAACTGGTCGCGTCGGTGGTGCGGAGCCAGATCAAGGACCCCCGGCTCGGGATGATCACCATCACCGACGCCCGGATCACCGCCGACCTGCGCGACGCCACGGTGTTCTACACGGTGCTCGGCGACGCGGCGGCCCAGTCCAGCACCGCCGCCGCGCTGGAGAGCGCCAAGGGCATGCTGCGCAGCACCGTCGGCAAGGCCCTCGGGCTGCGGCACTCGCCGACCCTGACCTTCGTCCTGGACGACGTGCAGGACCAGGTCAAGCACATCGACGACCTGCTCGCCGCGGCCCGCAACGCCGACGCCGAGGTGCAGCGGCTGGCCGCGAGCGCGAAGTACGCCGGCGAGGCCCAGCCGTACCGCCTCGAGGACGAGGTCGAGGACGCCGCCGCCGAGACCGGGGTTGCCGGGACCGAGGGCGAGCCGCGCGGCGGCGACCGCCCGTGA
- the rimP gene encoding ribosome maturation factor RimP: MTQRGRATRPTGPSGRPRRADGPRGGDRAGAPRGGDLGARRARLREVIEPVVEGASYDLEDLSVSRAGRRHVVRVIVDADGGINLDAVADVSRAVSAALDAAEEAGGDIVAGEYQLEVSSPGVDRPLTLPRHWRRNVGRLVKVTVRGATALPEQRAAGDRQVTGRVVEADDERVVLETDAGRAEHRYAELGPGRVQVEFTRLDEIDEADDFDDADEADEAGEAGETDDIDDEDDVEDEER; the protein is encoded by the coding sequence ATGACGCAGCGTGGCCGTGCCACCAGGCCGACCGGGCCGTCCGGGCGACCCCGGCGGGCCGACGGACCCCGTGGCGGGGACCGGGCCGGTGCACCGCGCGGCGGTGACCTCGGCGCCCGGCGCGCGCGGCTGCGCGAGGTGATCGAGCCGGTGGTCGAGGGCGCCAGCTACGACCTGGAGGACCTCTCCGTCTCCCGGGCCGGCCGTCGGCACGTCGTACGCGTGATCGTGGACGCCGACGGCGGGATCAACCTGGACGCCGTCGCGGACGTCTCCCGCGCGGTCTCCGCGGCGCTGGACGCCGCGGAGGAGGCCGGCGGCGACATCGTGGCGGGGGAGTACCAGCTCGAGGTCAGCTCGCCGGGCGTGGACCGCCCGCTCACCCTGCCCCGGCACTGGCGGCGCAACGTCGGCCGGCTGGTCAAGGTGACCGTGCGCGGCGCGACGGCGCTGCCCGAGCAGCGGGCCGCCGGGGACCGGCAGGTCACCGGCCGGGTGGTCGAGGCCGACGACGAGCGCGTGGTGCTGGAGACGGACGCCGGCCGCGCGGAGCACCGCTACGCCGAGCTGGGACCCGGTCGGGTCCAGGTCGAGTTCACCCGCCTCGACGAGATCGACGAGGCGGACGATTTCGACGACGCGGACGAAGCGGACGAAGCCGGCGAAGCCGGCGAAACTGACGACATCGACGACGAAGATGATGTGGAGGACGAGGAGAGGTGA
- a CDS encoding P-loop NTPase family protein encodes MRRILIVGSAGAGKSTLARELARRLDLPLIHLDRHYWRPGWVAPDDAGFRAEIAALAARPAWVMDGNYGATLDLRLPRADLLVLCDPPRLRCLARVLRRRWAHRATPRPDLPEGCPEQVDLEFLRYIWRYPRHSRPRVLAAVASVAPALPVVRLRTRADLHHWLTTLPRP; translated from the coding sequence GTGCGCCGCATCCTCATCGTCGGCAGCGCGGGCGCCGGCAAGAGCACCCTCGCCCGCGAGCTCGCCCGCCGGCTCGACCTCCCGCTGATCCACCTCGACCGGCACTACTGGCGGCCCGGGTGGGTCGCCCCCGACGACGCCGGCTTCCGCGCCGAGATCGCCGCGCTCGCCGCCCGCCCGGCCTGGGTGATGGACGGCAACTACGGCGCCACCCTCGACCTCCGCCTGCCCCGCGCCGACCTGCTGGTGCTCTGCGACCCGCCCCGGCTGCGCTGCCTCGCCCGGGTGCTCCGCCGCCGCTGGGCCCACCGCGCCACGCCCCGCCCCGACCTCCCCGAGGGCTGCCCCGAGCAGGTCGACCTGGAGTTTCTCCGCTACATCTGGCGCTACCCCCGGCACTCCCGCCCGCGGGTCCTCGCCGCGGTCGCGTCGGTCGCCCCCGCCCTGCCGGTCGTCCGCCTCCGCACCCGCGCCGACCTCCACCACTGGCTCACCACCCTCCCCCGACCCTGA
- the infB gene encoding translation initiation factor IF-2 has translation MAGKARVHELAKELGVESKTVLAKLKEMGEFVKSASSTVEAPVARRLRGAFVASAGGPSAPAAPPAAAAAPATTPTPSPTPGAPRVSARPMPPRRPAAPTPGPKPKGPVPGPPQPATPVAKPASAHDIEVAAAEVRAAALKAEQEAAVKAAQAARQQQRENVRREPPAEGGPRPGPAPRPGPNAVPPRPTPAAGRPGGPTPGPGARPGGRPPARGAGNNPFGIQGGQQQRPPAAGGPRPSPAGMPPRPSPASMPPRPSPASMPSQRPTTGRPGGGPGGGRGGPGGGAGRPGGGGGGGGFRGGPGGGGGGGGFRGGPGGGGGGGGYRGGPGAGGGAPGGGFRPGAPAGGGGRPGGGGRGRGGGAAGAFGRPGGRPTRGRKSKKQRRQEFDNLSAPTMSSGAPRGQGQVVRLSRGASLSDFADKINANPGSLVQEMFNLGEMVTATQSCSDETLLLLGEHLGFDVQIVSPEDEDRELLAQFNIDLDAVVAEERLVSRAPVVTVMGHVDHGKTKLLDAIRKANVVAGEAGGITQHIGAYQVHVPHEGEDRAVTFIDTPGHEAFTAMRARGAQVTDIVVLVVAADDGVMPQTIEALNHAKAADVPIVVAVNKVDKPEANPDKVRQQLTEYGLVAEEYGGDTMFVNVAAKPGIGIDELLEAVLLTADASLELTAPIDGPAQGVAIEAHLDKGRGAVATVLVQKGTLRAGDSIVAGGAHGRVRAMLDENGNQVAEAGPARPVLVLGLTAVPGAGDTFLAAEDDRTVRQIAEQRQARRRAASFANSRGRATLETLMEQLKEGEKTSLNLVLKGDVSGSVEALEDALFNLDIPEEVQLRIIHRGVGAITESDVMLASASSEAVTIIGFNVRAANKVREIADREGVEIRYYTVIYQAIEEIDAALKGLLKPEYEEVELGSAEVRDVFRSSKVGNISGCIVRSGVIRRNAKARLLRDGAVVADNLTVSSLKRFKDDATEVREGFECGLTLAGFNNVQVGDIIETFEMREKPRA, from the coding sequence GTGGCAGGTAAGGCCCGCGTACACGAGCTTGCTAAGGAGCTCGGGGTCGAGAGCAAGACAGTGCTCGCCAAGCTGAAGGAAATGGGCGAGTTCGTCAAGTCCGCGTCCAGCACCGTCGAGGCGCCCGTCGCCCGACGGCTGCGTGGCGCATTCGTCGCGTCCGCCGGTGGCCCCTCGGCGCCGGCCGCCCCGCCGGCGGCCGCGGCCGCTCCGGCGACGACCCCGACGCCGTCCCCGACCCCGGGTGCCCCCCGGGTCTCGGCCAGGCCGATGCCGCCCCGGCGGCCGGCCGCGCCGACCCCTGGACCGAAGCCCAAGGGCCCGGTCCCCGGCCCGCCGCAGCCGGCGACCCCGGTCGCCAAGCCGGCGAGCGCGCACGACATCGAAGTTGCGGCCGCCGAGGTGCGCGCCGCTGCCCTCAAGGCTGAGCAGGAGGCCGCGGTCAAGGCCGCGCAGGCCGCCCGCCAGCAGCAGCGGGAGAACGTCCGCCGGGAGCCTCCGGCCGAGGGCGGTCCCCGTCCGGGTCCGGCTCCGCGTCCGGGTCCGAACGCGGTGCCGCCGCGTCCGACCCCGGCCGCCGGTCGTCCCGGTGGCCCGACCCCGGGCCCGGGTGCCCGGCCGGGCGGTCGTCCGCCGGCGCGCGGCGCCGGTAACAACCCGTTCGGTATTCAGGGTGGCCAGCAGCAGCGGCCCCCGGCTGCCGGCGGTCCCCGGCCGAGCCCGGCCGGCATGCCGCCGCGGCCCAGCCCGGCGTCCATGCCGCCGCGGCCCAGCCCGGCGTCCATGCCGAGCCAGCGGCCCACCACGGGTCGCCCCGGCGGCGGCCCCGGTGGCGGTCGTGGTGGCCCCGGTGGCGGCGCAGGTCGTCCCGGTGGCGGCGGCGGTGGCGGTGGCTTCCGTGGCGGTCCCGGTGGCGGCGGCGGTGGCGGTGGCTTCCGTGGCGGTCCCGGTGGCGGCGGCGGTGGCGGTGGCTACCGCGGTGGCCCCGGTGCCGGCGGCGGTGCTCCCGGCGGCGGTTTCCGTCCGGGTGCCCCGGCCGGTGGCGGCGGTCGCCCCGGTGGCGGTGGTCGTGGCCGTGGCGGTGGCGCCGCGGGTGCCTTCGGGCGTCCGGGTGGTCGGCCGACCCGCGGTCGCAAGTCCAAGAAGCAGCGCAGACAGGAGTTCGACAACCTGTCGGCTCCGACCATGAGCTCGGGTGCCCCCCGGGGTCAGGGTCAGGTCGTCAGGCTCTCCCGTGGCGCCTCGCTGTCGGACTTCGCCGACAAGATCAACGCCAACCCGGGTTCGCTGGTCCAGGAGATGTTCAACCTGGGCGAGATGGTCACCGCGACCCAGTCCTGCTCTGACGAGACCCTGCTGCTGCTGGGTGAGCACCTCGGTTTCGACGTGCAGATCGTCAGCCCGGAGGACGAGGACCGCGAGCTGCTCGCGCAGTTCAACATCGACCTCGACGCCGTGGTCGCCGAGGAGCGCCTGGTCAGCCGTGCGCCGGTCGTGACCGTCATGGGTCACGTCGACCACGGTAAGACCAAGCTGCTCGACGCGATCCGCAAGGCGAACGTCGTGGCCGGCGAGGCGGGTGGCATCACCCAGCACATCGGCGCGTACCAGGTCCACGTCCCGCACGAGGGCGAGGACCGCGCGGTGACCTTCATCGACACCCCGGGTCACGAGGCGTTCACCGCCATGCGTGCCCGTGGTGCCCAGGTGACGGACATCGTGGTGCTGGTGGTCGCGGCCGACGACGGCGTGATGCCGCAGACGATCGAGGCGCTCAACCACGCCAAGGCGGCGGACGTGCCGATCGTGGTCGCGGTCAACAAGGTCGACAAGCCGGAGGCCAACCCGGACAAGGTCCGCCAGCAGCTGACCGAGTACGGGCTGGTCGCCGAGGAGTACGGCGGCGACACCATGTTCGTCAACGTGGCGGCGAAGCCGGGCATCGGCATCGACGAGCTGCTCGAGGCGGTCCTGCTGACCGCCGACGCGTCGCTGGAGCTGACCGCTCCGATCGACGGGCCGGCGCAGGGTGTGGCGATCGAGGCGCACCTGGACAAGGGCCGCGGTGCGGTGGCGACGGTGCTGGTGCAGAAGGGCACCCTGCGGGCCGGCGACTCGATCGTCGCCGGTGGGGCGCACGGCCGGGTTCGGGCGATGCTCGACGAGAACGGCAACCAGGTCGCCGAGGCGGGTCCCGCCCGTCCGGTCCTGGTGCTCGGTCTGACCGCGGTGCCGGGTGCGGGTGACACCTTCCTGGCGGCCGAGGACGACCGCACGGTGCGCCAGATCGCCGAGCAGCGGCAGGCGCGGCGGCGGGCGGCGTCATTCGCCAACTCCCGTGGCCGGGCGACTCTCGAGACGCTCATGGAGCAGCTCAAGGAGGGCGAGAAGACCTCGCTCAACCTGGTGCTCAAGGGCGACGTCTCCGGTTCCGTGGAGGCGCTCGAGGACGCGCTGTTCAACCTCGACATCCCGGAGGAGGTCCAGCTCAGGATCATCCACCGGGGCGTGGGTGCGATCACCGAGAGCGACGTCATGCTCGCGAGCGCCTCGTCCGAGGCGGTCACGATCATCGGCTTCAACGTGCGGGCCGCCAACAAGGTCCGCGAGATCGCCGACCGCGAGGGCGTGGAGATCCGGTACTACACCGTCATCTACCAGGCCATCGAGGAGATCGACGCCGCGCTCAAGGGGCTGCTCAAGCCGGAGTACGAGGAGGTCGAGCTGGGCTCCGCGGAGGTCCGCGACGTCTTCCGCTCGTCCAAGGTCGGCAACATCTCCGGCTGTATCGTCCGGTCCGGCGTCATCCGCCGCAACGCCAAGGCGCGGCTGCTGCGGGACGGGGCGGTCGTGGCGGACAACCTCACGGTCAGTTCGCTCAAGCGGTTCAAGGACGACGCGACGGAGGTCCGCGAGGGCTTCGAGTGTGGTCTGACCCTGGCCGGTTTCAACAACGTCCAGGTCGGCGACATCATCGAGACCTTCGAGATGCGGGAGAAGCCGCGCGCCTGA
- the nusA gene encoding transcription termination factor NusA has protein sequence MNIDLAALRALEREREIPFDTILAAIETALLTAYRHTDGAEPHARVEIDRKSGAALVYAQELDDDGTVVREWDDTPHDFGRIAAMTAKQVILQRLREATDEVHFGEYVGRDGDLVTGVVQAHEARAEKGIVSVDLGKLEGVLPQSEQVPGERYTHGERIRCVVVHVAKGMRGPQITLSRSHPALVKKLFALEVPEIADGTVEIGAIAREAGHRTKIAVRSTTPGVNPKGACIGPMGQRVRAVMSELHGEKIDIIDWSDDPATFVGNALSPAKALRVEVVDLASRTARVTVPDFQLSLAIGREGQNARLAARLTGWRIDIRSDAEQTETAGRGAADHVPEAGDAISSS, from the coding sequence GTGAACATCGACCTCGCGGCGCTGCGCGCACTCGAGCGCGAGCGGGAGATCCCGTTCGACACGATCCTCGCGGCGATCGAGACCGCGTTGCTGACCGCCTACCGGCACACCGACGGCGCCGAGCCGCACGCCCGGGTGGAGATCGACCGCAAGTCGGGGGCCGCCCTGGTCTACGCCCAGGAGCTGGACGACGACGGCACCGTGGTGCGGGAGTGGGACGACACCCCGCACGACTTCGGCCGGATCGCCGCCATGACGGCCAAGCAGGTGATCCTCCAGCGGCTGCGGGAGGCCACCGACGAGGTGCACTTCGGCGAGTACGTCGGCCGCGACGGTGACCTGGTCACCGGCGTGGTGCAGGCGCACGAGGCGCGCGCCGAGAAGGGCATCGTCAGCGTCGACCTGGGCAAGCTGGAGGGCGTCCTGCCCCAGTCCGAGCAGGTCCCCGGCGAGCGGTACACGCACGGCGAGCGGATCCGCTGCGTCGTGGTGCACGTGGCGAAGGGAATGCGCGGTCCGCAGATCACGTTGTCCCGTTCGCACCCGGCACTGGTGAAGAAGCTCTTCGCGCTGGAGGTGCCGGAGATCGCCGACGGCACCGTCGAGATCGGCGCGATCGCCCGTGAGGCGGGTCACCGTACGAAGATCGCGGTGCGCTCCACCACCCCGGGCGTGAACCCCAAGGGCGCCTGTATCGGCCCGATGGGGCAGCGGGTCCGGGCGGTGATGAGCGAGCTGCACGGTGAGAAGATCGACATCATCGACTGGTCGGACGACCCGGCCACCTTCGTCGGGAACGCGCTCTCCCCGGCCAAGGCGCTGCGGGTCGAGGTGGTCGACCTGGCCAGCCGGACGGCCCGGGTGACCGTGCCGGACTTCCAGCTCTCCCTGGCGATCGGCCGGGAGGGGCAGAATGCCCGGCTTGCCGCCCGACTGACCGGTTGGCGGATCGACATCCGCTCCGACGCGGAGCAGACCGAAACGGCCGGCCGGGGCGCAGCTGATCACGTGCCGGAGGCGGGCGACGCGATCTCGAGCAGCTAG
- a CDS encoding ABC transporter ATP-binding protein, translated as MSDGAVLELRDVHRTHGAGEATVHALRGVGLTVRPGELVAVMGPSGSGKSTLLALAGGLDRPTAGEVLVEGAALGALDRRELARLRRRRIGYVFQDLNLLGSLTAAENVALPLELDGTGVRQARRLALAALAEVDLTGLGGRFPDQMSGGQQQRVAIARALVGDRRLVLADEPTGALDSQAGEAVLHLLRRRVDAGAAGVLVTHEARHAGWADRVVFLRDGVLVDSTAPLIGVEQLLTGSGR; from the coding sequence GTGAGCGATGGGGCCGTGCTGGAGCTGCGGGACGTGCACCGGACACACGGCGCCGGCGAAGCCACCGTGCACGCGCTGCGCGGGGTCGGCCTCACGGTCCGCCCCGGCGAGTTGGTCGCCGTGATGGGCCCCTCCGGCTCCGGGAAGTCGACCCTGCTGGCGCTCGCCGGCGGGCTGGACCGCCCCACCGCCGGCGAGGTGCTGGTCGAGGGGGCGGCGCTCGGCGCGCTGGACCGCCGGGAGCTGGCCCGGCTGCGGCGACGGCGGATCGGCTACGTCTTCCAGGATCTCAACCTGCTCGGCAGCCTCACCGCGGCGGAGAACGTCGCGCTGCCGCTGGAACTCGACGGGACGGGCGTCCGGCAGGCCCGGAGGCTGGCCCTAGCCGCGCTGGCCGAGGTGGACCTGACCGGGCTGGGCGGCCGCTTCCCGGACCAGATGTCCGGCGGTCAGCAGCAGCGGGTGGCGATCGCCCGCGCCCTGGTGGGCGATCGCCGGCTGGTGCTCGCCGACGAGCCGACCGGGGCGCTCGACTCGCAGGCCGGGGAGGCGGTGCTGCACCTGCTGCGCCGCCGGGTGGACGCCGGCGCGGCGGGGGTACTGGTCACCCACGAGGCGCGGCACGCCGGCTGGGCGGACCGGGTGGTCTTCCTCCGGGACGGGGTCCTGGTCGACTCGACGGCGCCGCTGATCGGCGTCGAGCAGCTGCTGACCGGCAGCGGGCGGTGA
- a CDS encoding DUF6186 family protein has protein sequence MRALAIGGFLTAVLLFAAVEWASRRAGSRVPSLGDVCAFVMRYEVGPVPVGRIGLFGFWWWLGWHFLAR, from the coding sequence ATGCGGGCACTGGCGATCGGTGGCTTCCTGACCGCGGTGCTGCTCTTCGCGGCGGTGGAGTGGGCGTCCCGGCGGGCGGGTTCCCGCGTCCCGTCGCTCGGCGACGTCTGCGCGTTCGTGATGCGGTACGAGGTCGGCCCGGTGCCGGTGGGGCGGATCGGCCTGTTCGGCTTCTGGTGGTGGCTGGGTTGGCACTTTCTCGCCCGGTGA
- a CDS encoding DUF503 domain-containing protein, whose translation MFTGTAVFDLLLPGDSRSLKAKRSYVRPIVAALRRFEVSAAEVGALDLHGRAQIGVAVVAAEAAHVREVLDSCEHLVADRPEAELLSVRRRLYGDED comes from the coding sequence ATGTTCACCGGAACCGCGGTCTTCGACCTGCTGCTGCCGGGCGACTCCCGGTCGCTCAAGGCGAAAAGATCATATGTACGGCCGATCGTGGCGGCGCTGCGCCGCTTCGAGGTGTCGGCCGCCGAGGTGGGGGCGCTCGACCTGCACGGTCGGGCCCAGATCGGGGTGGCCGTGGTGGCCGCCGAGGCGGCCCACGTCCGTGAGGTGCTCGACTCGTGCGAGCACCTGGTGGCCGACCGCCCCGAGGCCGAACTGCTGTCGGTGCGCCGCCGACTGTACGGCGACGAGGACTGA